ACTTCAGCAGCTCCAGGCGCTTGCCGGGCGTGGTGGCCAGCACCTGGCCTTCCAGCTGCCAGCGCGCCAGGCATTTCTCCACCAGGGCCTCGGCCACCAGGTAGATGCCCTGGGCCGTGTCCACCAGGGCATAGCTCAGCTCGGGGTTGAGGTTGAGCGCCTGGTTAGCGGGGATGGTCCAGGGCGTGGTGGTCCAGATCACCGTGTAGGCGGGCTTGCTCAGAGCGGGCAGATCGAAGGCCGCCGCCAGCTTGGCCGGCTCGGCGGCCAGGAAGGCCACGTCCACCGCCGGGCTCTGCTTGTCGGCGTACTCGATCTCGAACTCGGCCAGGGACGAGCCGCAATCGAAGCACCAGTACACCGGCTTCAGGCCACGGTAGACAAAGCCGCGCTCGAACAAGCGCTTGAGCACGCGGATCTCGCCGGCTTCGTTCTTGAAGTCCATGGTGCGGTAGGGGCGGTCCCAGTCGCCCAGCACGCCCAGGCGCTTGAAGTCCGCGCGCTGCTGGTCGATCTGCTCGGTGGCGTAGGCGCGGCTCTTGGCCTGCACCTCGTCGCGCGGCAGGCCGCGGCCGTAGGTCTTCTCGATCTGGTTTTCGATCGGCAGGCCGTGGCAATCCCAGCCGGGGATGTAGGCAGCGTCATAGCCTTCCAGCTGGCGCGCCTTGACGATCATGTCCTTGAGGATCTTGTTGACCGCATGGCCCATGTGAATCTGGCCATTGGCATAGGGCGGGCCGTCGTGCAGCACGAACTTGGGCGCGCCGCAACGCGCGTCGCGCAGCTTCTTGTAGACGCCTTGCTCCTCCCATTCCTTCACCCAGCCCGGCTCGCGCTTGGGCAGGTCGCCGCGCATCGGGAAGGGGGTGTCGGGCAGATTGAGGGTGGCGCGGTAGTCCGTTTTGGTATCGGTCATGGCAGGCTTTGCGGAGCAGACGGTGGGGCGGGGCTGGCCCACCGGAGATGAGGGGTGCGTGCCCAAGGCGTTGATCGCGGCACGCGGGCTGAGGGCAGGCTCAGCGCGTCAAATTCGGTCGCGGGTGGTCTGGCGCCCCGTGGTGGCATGGGAGGCGGCATGGGTGGCGGCATGGCTGGCCAGGTAGGCGCGCGCCTGCGTCTCGTCCTGACGGATCGCGGCCGTCAAGGCGTCCAGCCCCTCGTAGCGGGCTTCATCGCGCAGTTTGTGCAGGAGTTCCACGCGCACGAGTTTACCGTAGGCGCCCTCGGGCCCCAGTTCCGGCGGCCAGTCAAAGGCATGCACCTCCAGCAGCACGCGCCCGGCCTGCTCGATCGTGGGGCGCACGCCCAGCGAGGCGACGCCGTCCAGCGGGCGGTCTGCCAGGCCATGGGTGCGCACCGCGTAGATGCCCATGGCGGCCGGCTTGCTGTGCGGGAAGCGCAGATTGAGGGTGCGAAAACCGTCGGCCGCGCCGGCGCTGCTCTCGCCCAGGCTGCGACCCAGCTTCTGGCCATGCACCACATGGCCGGAGATCGAATAGCAGCGGCCCAGCAATTGCGCGGCGGCCTCCATCTGTCCGCTGGCCAGCGCCTCGCGCACCGCCGAGCTGCTGACGCGCAGGCCATGCACCTCGTAGCTCATCATGCGCGCCACGTCGAAGCCCTGTAGGCGCCCGGCGGCGTCCAGGGTGGCGTAGTCGCCCTGGCGCTTGCTGCCGAAACGGAAATCGTCGCCCACCAACACATAGCGGGCGCCCAGGCCCTGCTGCAGCACGCGCTGGATGAAGTCTTGCGCGCTCAAGGACGCCAGGCGCTCGTCGAAGCGCAGCACCACCACCTGGTCGATGCCGCAGCGCTCCAGCTCGCTGAGCTTGTCGCGCAGGGTGGCGATGCGCGCGGGCGCCAGCTCGGGCTTGCCCAGCCTGGCGGCGAAGAAGTCGCGCGGATGCGGTTCGAAGGTCAGCACGCAGGAGGGCAGGCCCCGGTGCAGGGCCTCGGACTTGAGCAGGGCCAGCATGGCCTGGTGGCCGCGATGGACGCCGTCGAAATTGCCTATCGTCAGCGCGCAAGCGCCGGCAATGCCTGGATGTTGGAAACCACGGAAAACCTGCATGGGGCGAGATTATCCGGCCGCAATGACGCGCTCAGGCATCAAGCCGGTGCGAAATCCGGCCGCGCCGGCGCCGCGGCCGACCCGGGCAGGTAGCGCTGCACCAGGGTGGTCAGGTCGTCCATCTCGAAGGGTTTGACCAGGTAGTCGTCCATGCCGCACTCGATGCAGCGCTCGCGATCGCTGTTCACCGCGCTGGCCGTGAGCGCCACGATGGGCGTGCGCATCGGCAGGGCCTCGCGCGTCTCATGCTGGCGCCAGGCCTGGGTGGCCTCGAAGCCGTTCATCTCCGGCATCTGGCAGTCCATCAGCACCAGGTCGTAGGGCGTGGCCTGCATGCGCTGCAGGGCGTCGCGGCCGTTTTCCGCCTGGTCCACCGTCAACCCGCAGCGCTCCAGCATGGTGGACGCCACCAGCAGATTGACGGCGCTGTCGTCCACCAGCAAGACCCGACCCCGCAGGGCGGGCAGGGGCAGGGAGCCGGCGAGCGGTGGCGGCACCACCGCCGCCGGGCCGGCTTGCAGGGGCAGGGTGAACTCGAACACCGAACCCTGGCCGGGCATGGAGGCGCAGCGCAGGTCGCCGCCCATGGCGCGCGCCAGTTCGCGCGAAATCGTCAGACCCAGGCCGCTGCCCTCGTGCTGGCGCGGCTTGGTGTTGTCGGCCTGCTCGAAGGGTGCGAACACGCGCTCCATCTGGTCGGCGGGGATGCCGGCGCCGGTATCGCGCACGGCCACATGCAGCAAGGTGCCGGCGCGCATGTCCAGCACGGTGGACACCTCCACCGAGACGCTGCCACGCTCGGTGAACTTGATCGCGTTGCCGATCAGGTTGTGCAGCACCTGCTTGATGCGCGGCGCGTCACCCATGATGAGCCGCGGCAGGCCCGGCGCCAGGCGGTAGTCGAAGGCGAGGCCTTTTCCCTTGGCGGTCTGGGCCAGCAGGCGGCACACGTCGTCCACCGCCTCGGCCAGTTCCAGCGCATGCGCTTCCACCACCAGCTTGCCCGACTCGATGCGCGCCAGGTCCAGGATGTCGTTCACCAGGGTCAGCAGGTGGCGGCCGGAGCGGCGCACGATGTCCACCTGTTCGCGCTGTTGCGCGTCCAGGCTGGAGCGCTCCAGCAGCTGGGTCATGCCCAGGATGCCGTTCAGCGGCGTGCGGATCTCATGGCTCATCACGGCCACGAAGCGGCTCTTGCTGGTGCTGGAATGCTCGGCCGACTGCAGGGCCTGCCGGCGCTGCTCGGCGATATGGGCGTTCTCGAAACGCAGGCGCAGCAACTCGGCATGGCGCGCCTCGATGCGGCGCGATTCGAA
This portion of the Paucibacter sediminis genome encodes:
- a CDS encoding bifunctional riboflavin kinase/FAD synthetase, with product MQVFRGFQHPGIAGACALTIGNFDGVHRGHQAMLALLKSEALHRGLPSCVLTFEPHPRDFFAARLGKPELAPARIATLRDKLSELERCGIDQVVVLRFDERLASLSAQDFIQRVLQQGLGARYVLVGDDFRFGSKRQGDYATLDAAGRLQGFDVARMMSYEVHGLRVSSSAVREALASGQMEAAAQLLGRCYSISGHVVHGQKLGRSLGESSAGAADGFRTLNLRFPHSKPAAMGIYAVRTHGLADRPLDGVASLGVRPTIEQAGRVLLEVHAFDWPPELGPEGAYGKLVRVELLHKLRDEARYEGLDALTAAIRQDETQARAYLASHAATHAASHATTGRQTTRDRI
- a CDS encoding ATP-binding protein, whose protein sequence is MTAESARDRGQEVNANIAAQVQLEQLASLYELTLLPTACGVLFCILPLVLLWQQLPQALLLSWFAARAAVAALRCSDVLSFRRARPGPEQLQPWRQRYLALLSLDALTWGAMGWYFHTPAIPELDGIILASIIGLGAVGMFSLGGVTRAHLLFSGITFAPLALYLGLQNSPAGWFSLLGLGLFLGVSLFESRRIEARHAELLRLRFENAHIAEQRRQALQSAEHSSTSKSRFVAVMSHEIRTPLNGILGMTQLLERSSLDAQQREQVDIVRRSGRHLLTLVNDILDLARIESGKLVVEAHALELAEAVDDVCRLLAQTAKGKGLAFDYRLAPGLPRLIMGDAPRIKQVLHNLIGNAIKFTERGSVSVEVSTVLDMRAGTLLHVAVRDTGAGIPADQMERVFAPFEQADNTKPRQHEGSGLGLTISRELARAMGGDLRCASMPGQGSVFEFTLPLQAGPAAVVPPPLAGSLPLPALRGRVLLVDDSAVNLLVASTMLERCGLTVDQAENGRDALQRMQATPYDLVLMDCQMPEMNGFEATQAWRQHETREALPMRTPIVALTASAVNSDRERCIECGMDDYLVKPFEMDDLTTLVQRYLPGSAAAPARPDFAPA